A single genomic interval of Leptospira sp. WS60.C2 harbors:
- a CDS encoding glutamate synthase subunit beta — MGKPTGFLEFKKEYLQKIEPKERVKNYKEFEKPFSEAVAKDQGARCMDCGIPFCHGDTGCPVDNLIPEFNDFVYRGRWKEAWENLSKTNNFPEFTGRLCPAPCESACTLGLIEPPVSIKSIERTIIDRAWEEGWVIPQTPVSKSGKKVAVVGSGPAGLAAGQQLARAGHTVTIFEKNDRIGGLLRYGIPDFKMEKRHIDRRMKQMEAEGVTFKTNVNVGVDITAKQLLADFDAVVLACGSEVPRDLPVEGRNSKGVHFAMEFLTKNNKHVAGDTIEIINAKDKHVIVIGGGDTGSDCVGTSNRHGAKSVTQIELFPEPPKDRDKSTPWPLYPKMLRTSTSHEEGVSRKWAVSTMGFKSNEKGEVTAIYGSEVKEENGKFIPVPGTEFEWPADLVFLAMGFVNPVKEGLLADLQKEGLELDARGNVKADFGTKAGSFATTVPKVYACGDVRRGQSLIVWAISEGRKCADQVHQFLTSDVEA; from the coding sequence GTGGGTAAACCAACAGGATTTTTAGAATTTAAGAAAGAATACCTTCAAAAGATTGAACCGAAGGAAAGAGTCAAAAACTATAAAGAGTTTGAAAAACCTTTTTCTGAAGCTGTTGCCAAAGACCAGGGTGCTCGCTGTATGGACTGCGGGATTCCGTTTTGTCATGGCGACACTGGTTGCCCTGTAGACAACCTCATCCCTGAATTCAATGACTTTGTTTACCGAGGTCGCTGGAAAGAAGCATGGGAAAACCTTTCCAAAACCAACAACTTTCCAGAATTTACAGGAAGGCTTTGCCCTGCTCCTTGTGAGTCAGCGTGTACACTCGGTCTCATCGAACCACCAGTTTCAATCAAATCGATTGAACGAACTATCATTGACCGTGCTTGGGAAGAAGGATGGGTCATCCCACAAACTCCTGTTTCCAAATCGGGAAAAAAAGTAGCCGTTGTTGGATCAGGACCAGCTGGTCTTGCCGCAGGACAACAGTTAGCTCGTGCAGGTCATACCGTGACGATCTTTGAAAAAAATGACCGAATTGGTGGCCTACTCCGTTATGGAATTCCAGATTTTAAAATGGAAAAAAGACACATTGACCGCCGAATGAAACAAATGGAAGCGGAAGGTGTTACTTTCAAAACCAACGTAAATGTTGGAGTTGATATTACCGCAAAACAACTCTTAGCTGATTTTGATGCCGTGGTTCTTGCTTGTGGATCCGAAGTGCCAAGAGATCTTCCCGTGGAAGGTCGCAACAGCAAAGGTGTTCATTTTGCAATGGAGTTTTTGACAAAGAACAACAAACACGTTGCAGGTGATACGATCGAAATCATCAATGCAAAAGACAAACATGTCATTGTGATCGGTGGTGGAGATACTGGTTCTGATTGTGTGGGAACTTCCAACCGTCATGGTGCAAAATCTGTCACTCAAATTGAGTTATTCCCTGAACCACCAAAAGATAGAGACAAATCCACTCCTTGGCCTTTGTATCCGAAGATGTTACGCACCTCTACTTCGCACGAAGAAGGTGTCAGCCGTAAATGGGCAGTCTCTACTATGGGTTTTAAATCCAATGAAAAAGGCGAAGTCACTGCAATCTATGGCTCGGAAGTCAAAGAAGAAAATGGAAAGTTCATACCAGTTCCTGGAACTGAGTTTGAATGGCCAGCAGACCTCGTTTTCCTAGCCATGGGATTTGTGAATCCAGTGAAAGAAGGACTACTTGCCGATTTACAAAAAGAAGGATTAGAACTTGACGCTCGTGGTAATGTAAAAGCGGATTTCGGTACAAAAGCTGGATCGTTTGCCACAACCGTTCCAAAAGTGTATGCTTGTGGAGATGTAAGACGAGGACAATCCCTCATTGTATGGGCGATTTCAGAAGGGAGAAAATGTGCGGACCAAGTGCACCAATTCTTAACTTCCGATGTAGAAGCATAA